One genomic segment of Planctomycetia bacterium includes these proteins:
- the ogt gene encoding O-GlcNAc transferase, whose amino-acid sequence MTAGATWADALIKAAVIAFACAWMYSPSLRGDWLWDDDTSITKNAVVQNPNYDFWKIWVAPEGADYFPLTATGFWLQWQLFAPAPNTPPEQMPAAVERLKMGYHAVNIVLHTVAALLLWRLMNVMKLPGGWLAGMLFAVHPIGVESVSWVSELKNTLCQPLFLLAAIHFVLFDDAEREMGDWDSRRVWGNYALAVFCFLLAMLAKTSVVMFPVVILLYAWWKRGRIGPLDIVHSAPFFLVSLLLGLMTILYQHGRAVGQERMPIEGILPRVAIAGMAIPFYLWKAVWPFDLLPIYPQWQVLPPKWWQFLPWPLMAAVFAWLCTRLQPAGRPCWARNVLFALGFFVLMLLPILGFITISYMRITWVCDHFLYLPMISLIMLGTAAATVWAARADATEQRMTISAAAMLIVLLAFSTFRYAHVWFNEDAQWTHTLASNPDAWQAHNRLGAWKAGLGNTKGAHEHFKNASRLRPDLGETHNNLGTTHLQQGHVDEAIAAFAKAAEVTPHVPLFRVNLLNALLESGRMERVDATFLAMLEKEDPAALQFLVALGQQAMALENAAVQAAAANRPEEAERVAAVARSRFALAAAKYKLVLDRQPRSAVGWNNLAVMLMKLGRREEAVAAFEQALAIAPELLDARMGLEAARQELAATGTQQAAPGGPRPAQPPEMQPEMQPPSSPTLGSPPGFGK is encoded by the coding sequence GTGACGGCCGGCGCGACGTGGGCCGACGCCCTGATCAAGGCGGCCGTGATCGCCTTCGCGTGTGCCTGGATGTACTCGCCGTCACTCCGCGGTGACTGGCTGTGGGACGACGATACGTCGATCACGAAGAACGCCGTCGTCCAGAATCCAAACTACGACTTCTGGAAGATTTGGGTCGCCCCGGAAGGCGCCGACTACTTTCCCCTCACGGCCACCGGTTTCTGGCTCCAGTGGCAGCTCTTCGCCCCTGCGCCGAACACGCCCCCCGAGCAGATGCCGGCCGCGGTCGAGCGGCTGAAAATGGGCTATCACGCCGTCAACATCGTGCTGCACACCGTCGCCGCCCTCCTCCTCTGGCGGCTGATGAATGTCATGAAACTCCCCGGCGGCTGGCTCGCCGGGATGCTGTTCGCCGTGCATCCGATCGGCGTCGAGTCGGTGTCCTGGGTCTCCGAGCTGAAGAACACCCTCTGCCAGCCGCTGTTCCTCCTCGCGGCCATCCACTTCGTCCTCTTCGACGACGCGGAGCGCGAGATGGGCGACTGGGATTCGCGCCGGGTCTGGGGCAATTACGCATTGGCGGTCTTCTGTTTCCTGCTCGCGATGCTCGCCAAGACGTCCGTCGTCATGTTTCCCGTGGTCATCCTCCTGTATGCGTGGTGGAAGCGCGGCCGCATCGGGCCGCTCGACATCGTCCATTCGGCGCCGTTCTTTCTCGTCTCGCTGCTGCTCGGCCTGATGACGATCTTGTACCAGCACGGCCGGGCCGTCGGCCAGGAGAGGATGCCGATCGAGGGGATCCTCCCCCGGGTGGCGATCGCCGGGATGGCGATCCCGTTCTACCTCTGGAAAGCGGTCTGGCCCTTCGACCTGCTCCCGATCTATCCGCAGTGGCAGGTCCTGCCGCCGAAGTGGTGGCAGTTTCTTCCCTGGCCGCTGATGGCCGCCGTGTTTGCCTGGCTGTGCACGCGGCTCCAGCCGGCGGGCCGGCCTTGCTGGGCGCGAAATGTCCTCTTCGCCCTCGGCTTCTTCGTGCTCATGCTCCTGCCGATCCTCGGCTTCATCACCATCTCCTACATGCGGATCACCTGGGTCTGCGACCACTTCCTGTACCTGCCGATGATCAGCCTGATCATGCTCGGCACCGCGGCGGCGACCGTCTGGGCCGCCCGGGCCGATGCCACCGAGCAGCGGATGACGATCTCCGCCGCCGCAATGCTGATCGTGCTGCTGGCTTTCTCGACCTTCCGCTACGCCCACGTCTGGTTCAACGAGGACGCGCAGTGGACCCACACGCTGGCGTCGAATCCCGACGCCTGGCAGGCGCACAACCGGCTCGGTGCCTGGAAGGCGGGCCTGGGCAACACCAAGGGGGCGCACGAGCACTTCAAGAACGCCTCGCGGCTCCGCCCCGACCTCGGCGAGACCCACAACAATCTCGGCACCACGCACCTCCAGCAGGGACACGTCGACGAGGCGATCGCCGCCTTCGCGAAGGCCGCCGAGGTCACGCCGCACGTGCCGCTGTTTCGCGTCAACCTGTTGAACGCGCTCCTCGAGAGCGGCCGGATGGAGCGGGTCGACGCCACGTTCCTCGCCATGCTCGAGAAAGAGGATCCTGCGGCGCTGCAGTTCCTGGTCGCGCTCGGTCAGCAGGCGATGGCCTTGGAGAACGCCGCCGTGCAGGCGGCCGCGGCCAACCGGCCCGAGGAGGCAGAGCGGGTGGCGGCCGTCGCCAGGAGCCGGTTCGCGCTGGCTGCCGCCAAGTACAAGTTGGTGCTCGACAGGCAGCCGCGGAGCGCCGTCGGCTGGAACAACCTCGCTGTCATGCTCATGAAGCTGGGCCGGCGCGAGGAGGCCGTCGCGGCCTTCGAGCAGGCGTTGGCGATCGCCCCGGAACTGCTGGACGCCCGCATGGGGCTGGAGGCCGCCCGCCAGGAACTGGCTGCCACGGGCACCCAGCAGGCGGCACCCGGCGGCCCGCGGCCGGCCCAGCCGCCGGAGATGCAGCCGGAGATGCAGCCGCCATCGTCGCCGACGCTCGGGTCGCCGCCCGGGTTCGGCAAGTGA
- the trpF gene encoding N-(5'-phosphoribosyl)anthranilate isomerase, translating into MKICGITTAVDALAVAAAGADAVGLNFVPGSPRCLDRDRARAVAAAVPSGVLRVGVFAGASPADMLSLAHDVGLDAIQLHGCLPGSGAAGLPTEAPEICAALAGLGVIRAVRLETAGLEPARLWLEAAGRCGRLPDLVLVDASLPRGAVAGRLGGTGATVDWDALVAAGPLPVPLALAGGLTPDNVAEAIERTGIGAVDVASGVESAPGVKDPALLRAFVAAARAARAGRRG; encoded by the coding sequence GTGAAGATCTGCGGCATAACGACGGCGGTCGATGCGCTCGCCGTCGCGGCGGCAGGAGCGGATGCGGTCGGCCTCAACTTCGTGCCCGGCTCCCCGCGCTGCCTCGACCGCGATCGTGCGCGGGCCGTGGCTGCCGCCGTTCCCTCCGGCGTCCTCCGGGTGGGCGTCTTCGCCGGCGCGTCCCCGGCGGACATGCTGTCGCTGGCCCACGACGTGGGCCTGGATGCGATCCAGTTGCACGGCTGCCTCCCCGGCAGCGGGGCGGCCGGACTCCCGACCGAGGCGCCGGAAATCTGCGCGGCCCTCGCCGGCCTGGGCGTGATCAGGGCCGTGCGGCTCGAGACGGCTGGCCTCGAACCGGCCCGCCTTTGGCTCGAGGCAGCCGGACGTTGCGGCCGGCTGCCCGACCTCGTCCTCGTCGATGCCAGCCTGCCACGGGGGGCCGTGGCCGGCCGCCTCGGCGGCACCGGTGCCACGGTCGATTGGGATGCGCTCGTCGCCGCGGGGCCGCTGCCGGTGCCGCTCGCCCTGGCCGGCGGGCTGACCCCCGACAACGTCGCCGAGGCCATCGAACGGACCGGCATCGGTGCCGTGGACGTGGCCAGCGGGGTCGAATCGGCTCCGGGCGTCAAGGACCCGGCCCTGCTGCGGGCCTTCGTCGCCGCCGCCCGCGCGGCCCGCGCCGGCCGACGGGGCTGA
- the ahcY gene encoding adenosylhomocysteinase, producing MAHVETRLPYKVADLSLAEWGRKEIMLAENEMPGLMALRQKYARSKPLAGARIAGCLHMTIQTAVLIETLKELGAEVTWSSCNIFSTQDHAAAAIAKAGFPVYAWKGMTNEEFDWCIEQTLFFPDDQPLNMILDDGGDLTAMVHTKYPELLGGIRGLSEETTTGVHRLYQMHEHGELKLPAINVNDSCTKSKFDNLYGCRESLADGIKRATDVMVAGKVVVVAGYGDVGKGSAHAMKALGARVIVTEVDPINALQAVMEGYEVTTMEEAASRGQIFITATGCRDVILGRHIEKMPNDAIICNIGHFDLEIDVAWLEGTKGIKKVEIKPQVDRYTLPSGSSVIVLAEGRLVNLGCATGHPSFVMSTSFTNQVLAQIALWTETDKYDVGVHMLPKKLDEEVARLHLEKLGVKLTKLTPAQAEYLHVPVEGPFKPPYYRY from the coding sequence GTGGCCCACGTCGAAACGCGTCTCCCCTATAAGGTCGCCGATCTCTCGCTCGCGGAGTGGGGCCGCAAGGAGATCATGCTGGCCGAGAACGAGATGCCAGGCCTGATGGCGCTGCGGCAGAAGTACGCCCGCTCCAAGCCGCTCGCCGGTGCCCGGATCGCCGGCTGCCTCCACATGACCATCCAGACGGCGGTGCTCATCGAGACGCTCAAGGAACTCGGGGCCGAGGTCACCTGGAGCAGCTGCAACATCTTCTCAACCCAGGACCACGCCGCCGCCGCCATCGCCAAGGCCGGCTTTCCGGTCTACGCCTGGAAGGGGATGACGAACGAGGAGTTCGACTGGTGCATCGAGCAGACGCTGTTTTTCCCCGACGACCAGCCGCTGAACATGATCCTCGACGACGGTGGTGACCTGACCGCCATGGTCCATACCAAGTATCCCGAACTGCTCGGCGGCATTCGCGGTCTGTCTGAGGAGACGACCACGGGCGTCCACCGGCTGTACCAGATGCACGAGCACGGCGAGCTCAAGCTCCCCGCGATCAACGTCAACGACTCCTGCACGAAGAGCAAGTTCGACAACCTCTACGGCTGCCGTGAGAGCCTCGCCGACGGCATCAAGCGGGCCACCGACGTGATGGTGGCCGGCAAGGTGGTGGTGGTGGCCGGCTACGGCGACGTCGGCAAGGGCAGCGCCCATGCCATGAAGGCCCTCGGGGCCCGGGTGATCGTCACCGAAGTCGACCCCATCAACGCCCTGCAGGCCGTCATGGAGGGCTACGAGGTGACGACGATGGAGGAGGCCGCTTCGCGGGGCCAGATCTTCATCACCGCCACGGGCTGCCGCGACGTGATCCTCGGCCGGCACATCGAGAAGATGCCGAACGACGCCATCATCTGCAACATCGGCCACTTCGACCTGGAGATCGACGTCGCCTGGTTGGAGGGCACGAAGGGGATCAAGAAGGTGGAGATCAAGCCGCAGGTGGACCGCTACACGCTCCCCTCGGGCAGCAGCGTGATCGTGCTGGCCGAGGGCCGGCTCGTGAACCTCGGCTGCGCGACCGGTCACCCGTCGTTCGTGATGAGCACGAGCTTCACCAATCAGGTGCTGGCGCAGATCGCCCTCTGGACGGAGACCGACAAGTACGACGTCGGCGTCCACATGCTTCCCAAGAAGCTGGACGAAGAGGTTGCCCGGCTGCACCTCGAGAAGTTGGGCGTCAAGCTGACGAAGCTCACGCCGGCGCAGGCTGAGTACCTGCATGTGCCGGTCGAGGGGCCGTTCAAGCCGCCCTATTATCGCTACTGA
- a CDS encoding phosphatase gives MPSVASLRGLRYDPTHVGALSQVIAPPYDVIDAALQTRLYEQHPANVIRLELNREEPGDDERSNKYTRAARFLRDWREQGVIMQEPAAVLYVYHQEFEVEGTRHVRRGVMARVRLERFGTGNIHPHEETMSGPKQDRLLLTRACRANLSQVFGLYPDPDGEVQRVLDAAVAGQPPVEATDHLGVKSWMWPLADEAVAARVAGLMGPKPVFIADGHHRYETACNYRDEVAAAWAAEHGGAPLSQDHPANFVLMMLVGMSDPGLVVLPTHRLFVEPAVAGAAELAARLGDCFTARAVGQGPEAARHVWSAIDLEGNQGVLGLYTAGDKVWTLATITPAGRARMDSIAADHGPAWRSLGVSILHRLVIGELLGAKQIPTPGYVHLVREVEEGLATGKYPLAALVMPASVEDIRKVSETGERMPAKSTYFYPKLASGLVFNPLD, from the coding sequence ATGCCCTCCGTCGCGTCCCTTCGCGGCCTCCGCTACGACCCCACGCATGTCGGGGCCCTGTCCCAGGTCATCGCGCCCCCCTACGACGTCATCGACGCCGCCCTGCAGACCCGGCTCTACGAACAGCACCCCGCCAACGTCATCCGCCTGGAGCTCAACCGCGAGGAGCCTGGGGACGACGAGCGGAGCAACAAATACACCCGGGCCGCCCGCTTCCTGCGCGACTGGCGGGAGCAGGGGGTGATCATGCAAGAGCCGGCGGCCGTGCTCTACGTCTACCATCAGGAGTTCGAGGTCGAGGGGACGCGGCACGTCCGCCGCGGCGTGATGGCCCGCGTCCGTCTGGAGCGGTTCGGCACCGGCAACATCCATCCCCACGAGGAGACGATGTCCGGCCCCAAGCAGGATCGGCTGCTCCTCACCCGGGCCTGCCGGGCCAACCTCAGCCAGGTGTTCGGCCTCTACCCCGACCCCGACGGCGAGGTGCAGCGGGTGCTCGACGCCGCCGTGGCCGGCCAGCCCCCGGTCGAGGCCACCGACCATCTCGGCGTCAAGAGCTGGATGTGGCCGCTGGCGGACGAGGCCGTCGCAGCCAGGGTCGCCGGGCTGATGGGGCCCAAGCCGGTGTTCATCGCCGACGGCCACCACCGCTACGAGACCGCCTGCAACTACCGTGACGAGGTGGCGGCCGCCTGGGCGGCCGAGCACGGCGGGGCGCCGCTCTCCCAGGACCATCCGGCCAACTTCGTCCTCATGATGCTCGTGGGGATGAGCGACCCGGGGCTCGTCGTCCTCCCCACCCACCGGCTGTTCGTCGAGCCGGCCGTCGCCGGAGCAGCGGAACTGGCCGCCAGGCTGGGCGACTGCTTCACGGCCCGGGCCGTTGGCCAGGGCCCCGAGGCTGCCCGGCACGTCTGGTCGGCGATCGACCTGGAGGGGAACCAGGGGGTGCTCGGGCTCTACACCGCCGGCGACAAGGTCTGGACGCTGGCCACGATCACTCCCGCCGGCCGGGCTCGGATGGATTCGATCGCCGCCGACCATGGCCCGGCCTGGCGGAGCCTCGGCGTGTCGATCCTCCACAGGCTCGTGATCGGCGAACTGCTCGGCGCGAAGCAGATCCCGACCCCCGGCTACGTGCACCTCGTCCGCGAGGTCGAAGAGGGGCTGGCGACGGGCAAGTACCCGCTCGCGGCCCTCGTCATGCCCGCCAGCGTCGAGGACATCCGCAAGGTGAGTGAGACCGGCGAGCGGATGCCGGCCAAGAGCACCTACTTCTACCCCAAGCTCGCCAGCGGGCTGGTCTTCAATCCGCTCGACTGA
- the parA gene encoding chromosome partitioning protein ParA, with protein sequence MRVPTTEGILRVGRILCVANQKGGVGKTTTASNLAAGLARGGMRTLLVDLDPQCNATTGFGIAPAVTHPLVSELPLRESLVETTVPGLAVLPGSRSVRDVERIVAQARAGAAVLEGHLARGLAAWDYCLIDCPPSVGELTRTALAGATEVLMPIQCEYFALEGLTQMIEVIRDVMAERPGRLSFSGIVLTMHDAALELTAEVEAEVRDFFGEIVFETVIPRDVAVAEAPSHGRSVIDYAPRSPGARAYTELCMEVRDCE encoded by the coding sequence GTGCGCGTGCCAACGACGGAAGGGATTCTGCGCGTGGGAAGGATTCTCTGCGTGGCCAACCAAAAGGGAGGCGTCGGCAAGACGACCACCGCGTCGAACCTCGCGGCGGGCCTGGCCCGGGGCGGGATGCGAACGCTGCTCGTCGATCTCGACCCCCAGTGCAACGCCACGACCGGGTTCGGGATCGCCCCCGCCGTCACCCACCCGCTCGTCTCCGAGCTGCCGCTTCGCGAGTCACTCGTGGAGACGACCGTTCCCGGCCTGGCGGTCCTGCCCGGCAGCCGGAGCGTCCGCGACGTGGAGCGGATCGTGGCCCAGGCGCGGGCCGGGGCCGCCGTGCTCGAGGGGCACCTCGCCCGCGGGCTGGCCGCCTGGGACTACTGCCTCATCGACTGCCCGCCCTCGGTCGGGGAACTGACGCGGACGGCGCTGGCCGGGGCCACCGAGGTGCTGATGCCGATCCAGTGCGAGTACTTCGCGCTCGAGGGGCTGACGCAGATGATCGAGGTGATCCGCGACGTGATGGCGGAGCGGCCGGGCCGGCTGTCCTTCAGCGGCATCGTGCTCACGATGCACGACGCGGCGCTCGAGCTGACGGCCGAGGTCGAGGCCGAGGTCCGCGACTTCTTCGGCGAGATCGTTTTCGAGACGGTCATCCCCCGCGACGTGGCGGTGGCGGAGGCCCCCAGCCACGGCCGGAGTGTCATCGATTACGCGCCGCGCTCACCGGGAGCGCGGGCCTATACGGAGCTCTGCATGGAGGTGCGCGACTGTGAGTAG
- the parB gene encoding chromosome partitioning protein ParB has translation MSRERRLGRGLEALLGRAGLEPQTPAPAVQGTAALASQPAARPAAGLGSGAARLFLHAPEELEKSAADLPVMEARADRIDANPWQPRSVVGAADLEELVASLREHGLVQPIVVRAKADRYQLIAGQRRLAAARRLGWEKVPVRVLDVDDRGMAEIAIVENLQRRDLDALEKAASFRQYLSTWGCTQEELAKRLSIDRSHVANLIRLLELPEGVQGRLRSGSISMGHARALLPLGDEAEQVQLADRVAAEGMSVRTLEGEIQEILRRDDEGLADDDMQVGDVGSDEAAGERPAVPAKRRPGRPATRRPSQVVAVENQLRRALGVKVVVHANGRGAGRIVIPFADLDEFQRLLDQLSE, from the coding sequence GTGAGTAGGGAACGACGACTGGGACGCGGACTGGAAGCCCTGCTCGGCCGGGCGGGCCTGGAGCCGCAGACGCCGGCACCGGCGGTGCAGGGGACGGCGGCGCTGGCGAGCCAGCCCGCCGCGCGGCCCGCGGCCGGACTCGGCTCGGGCGCGGCCCGGCTGTTCCTCCACGCTCCGGAGGAGCTGGAGAAGTCGGCCGCCGACCTGCCGGTCATGGAGGCCCGCGCCGACCGCATCGACGCCAATCCCTGGCAGCCGCGGAGCGTGGTCGGCGCTGCCGACCTCGAGGAGCTCGTGGCCAGCCTGCGGGAGCACGGGCTCGTGCAGCCGATCGTCGTCCGTGCCAAGGCCGACCGCTACCAGTTGATCGCCGGCCAGCGTCGGCTGGCGGCGGCCCGCCGGCTCGGCTGGGAGAAGGTGCCGGTCCGCGTCCTCGACGTGGACGATCGCGGCATGGCGGAGATCGCGATCGTCGAGAACCTGCAGCGCCGAGATCTCGATGCCCTGGAGAAGGCAGCCAGTTTCCGGCAGTATCTTTCCACCTGGGGCTGCACGCAGGAGGAACTGGCGAAGCGGCTGTCGATCGACCGCTCGCACGTGGCCAATCTGATCAGACTGCTCGAACTCCCCGAGGGGGTGCAGGGCCGACTCCGGTCAGGCTCGATCTCGATGGGGCATGCCCGCGCCCTCCTCCCGCTCGGCGACGAGGCGGAGCAGGTCCAGCTCGCCGACCGCGTGGCCGCCGAGGGGATGTCGGTGCGGACGCTGGAGGGGGAGATCCAGGAGATCCTGCGGCGCGACGACGAGGGCCTGGCGGACGACGACATGCAGGTCGGCGATGTCGGCAGCGACGAGGCAGCCGGCGAGCGGCCTGCGGTGCCGGCGAAGCGCCGGCCGGGGCGGCCGGCGACGCGGCGGCCGAGCCAGGTGGTGGCGGTGGAGAACCAGTTGCGGCGGGCGCTCGGCGTGAAGGTGGTCGTGCACGCCAACGGCCGGGGGGCGGGGCGGATCGTAATCCCGTTCGCCGACCTCGACGAGTTCCAGCGGCTGCTCGACCAGCTTTCGGAGTGA
- a CDS encoding integrase has translation MTAQPNRQKRTPPTRTRLTKRTIDAIPVPATGRTVVFDQDVRGFYLETTSSGARSFYLYRKVNGRPRRVRLGGYPDLTPEAARRLVQKTAGEIAEGRDPNAERRRRRQPDRSDPTLGEVLAHTVEHHWKPNCRTWAHMERLFEANSPTWKSRRLSAVTKMDVLEMHRRLGKENGPYLANRWRGVLHRLFEVAAGDFNFAGGNPVRKVKPFTEHERERFVTPEELPRLFDAIDAAEDVRIADFLRLALLTGARKTALMRMRFADVDLPRAVWTIPQTDSKNKSPVYVPLVAEAVEVIRSRLFAAGGREWVFPGRHGKEHLKDVRKPLAKVFKAAGFEDVRLHDLRRTFGSWQAANGSSELLIGKSLGHRNTRSTAVYARLTLDPVRESVERATDAMRSVVHADRKRRKAEERKQKRKGHG, from the coding sequence ATGACCGCACAACCGAACCGCCAGAAACGAACCCCGCCGACACGAACACGGCTGACCAAACGGACCATCGACGCGATTCCGGTTCCCGCGACCGGCCGCACGGTCGTCTTCGACCAGGACGTGCGCGGCTTCTACCTGGAAACGACCTCGAGCGGCGCGCGGTCGTTCTACCTCTACCGCAAGGTGAACGGCCGGCCCCGCCGGGTCCGGCTCGGGGGCTATCCCGACCTGACCCCGGAAGCGGCCCGGCGGTTGGTCCAGAAAACCGCCGGCGAAATCGCCGAGGGGCGCGACCCGAACGCCGAACGCCGCCGCCGCCGGCAACCCGACCGGTCCGATCCGACCCTCGGCGAAGTCCTCGCCCACACGGTCGAACATCACTGGAAGCCGAACTGCCGGACGTGGGCGCATATGGAACGGCTGTTCGAGGCGAATTCCCCGACCTGGAAGTCCCGCCGGCTGTCCGCCGTGACGAAGATGGACGTGCTCGAAATGCACCGCCGGCTCGGCAAGGAAAACGGCCCCTACCTTGCGAACCGCTGGCGCGGGGTCCTGCACCGGCTGTTCGAGGTTGCCGCCGGGGATTTCAATTTCGCCGGCGGGAACCCGGTGAGGAAGGTGAAGCCGTTCACGGAGCACGAACGCGAACGGTTCGTGACCCCCGAGGAACTACCCCGGCTTTTCGACGCGATCGACGCCGCCGAGGACGTGCGGATCGCCGATTTCCTGCGGCTCGCCCTGCTGACGGGGGCGAGGAAAACGGCGCTCATGCGAATGAGGTTCGCGGACGTTGACCTACCTCGAGCGGTCTGGACGATTCCGCAGACCGATTCGAAGAACAAGTCGCCGGTTTACGTTCCCCTGGTCGCCGAAGCGGTGGAGGTGATTCGGTCGCGCCTGTTCGCCGCCGGCGGGCGGGAATGGGTGTTCCCCGGCCGGCATGGCAAGGAACACTTGAAGGACGTTCGGAAACCGCTGGCGAAGGTGTTCAAGGCGGCGGGATTCGAGGACGTGCGGCTGCACGATCTGCGGCGCACGTTCGGGTCGTGGCAAGCCGCGAACGGGTCGTCCGAACTGCTGATCGGAAAGTCCCTCGGGCACCGGAACACGCGATCCACGGCGGTCTACGCGCGGCTGACCCTGGACCCGGTTCGGGAATCGGTCGAACGTGCGACGGACGCTATGCGGTCGGTCGTTCACGCCGACCGGAAGCGGCGCAAAGCCGAGGAACGGAAACAGAAACGGAAGGGGCATGGATGA